The DNA segment TAAGGAAGTATTCAAAGCAGACTGAAAAGGCATATCTTAACCTGATAAAGAATTTCCTGGCATCCGGAAAACAGCCAAGGGAATATCTTTTGGGCTATACGGGGAAGAGCAGATCTGCCATCCGCTCAGCTTATTTTGCCCTTAAGTTCTTTTATGAGCATGTCTTAAGCCAAAAGTTTGACGAGAAAATACCTCTTGCAAAAAGTGATGGAAAGCTCCCTATAGTATTGAGCAGAGAGGAAATAACCAAAATGTTTGAATCAACATTAAATCTCCGCCATAGGCTTATTCTCATGTTTTTGTATTACACAGGAGTAAGGCTTGATGAGATAGTGAATTTAAGATGGGAAGACATTGATTTTGACAGGGATACAATCCATCTTAAAATAACAAAAGGCAGCAAAGACAGGGTTCTTTTCCTTCATCAGAAGCTAAAGCAGTTTATTGTGATGTTCGGCTTAAAGAAAGAAGGCCTTATTTTTCTCTCAAACATTGGCAGGAAATACAGCAAAAGGACTATTCAGGTTATAGTTAAAAGCGCTGCAATGAAAGCAGGCGTAAATAAAAGGGTAACCCCCCATACATTTAGGCACAGCTTTGCAACGCATCTGCTTGAAGCAGGGGCTGATATAAGGCACATCCAGAAATTATTGGGGCATGCAAGCCTTCAGACAACTCAGATCTACACTCATGTTGCAAACAGGGACATAAAAAGGCTGGCAGATTTATTATAACCTATTTTTGATCTATGTTGAAACGCCAAAATTCTGCCATTTTAAGCCTTATCTCGCCATTTTAGAAACGATAGGTTTTTAAATAAAAGTATGCTTTTATTTAATGAGGACATTCTGAAAATGGATCAAAATTCTGAAGAAAATAACAGCAAAAAACAGGAAAGAATAGTCAACAGAGTGATTGAAGATGAGATGAAGCAGTCTTATCTTGATTATTCCATGTCTGTAATTGTCGGAAGGGCATTGCCTGATGTAAGAGACGGGTTAAAGCCGGTGCACAGAAGGATTCTCTTTGCAATGAACGATATGGGCATGCACCACAACAAGCCTTTTAAAAAATCAGCAAGGATCGTCGGTGAAACTTTGGGAAAATATCATCCGCATGGCGATATAGCAGTCTATGATGCAATGGTCAGAATGGTTCAGGATTTCTCGCTGCGTTATCCTTTGTTACAGGGCCAGGGAAATTTTGGGTGTTTTACAGGAGACGCAAAAGTAAAGTTAACCGATAACAGGGATTTGTCGTTCAAAGAGCTGGTTGAAGAGCACAAACAAAACAAAAAAAATTATACCTACACTATAAACAAAAATGGAGATGCAGAGATAGCAGAAATAAAAAACCCGCGGCTTACAAAGAAAAATCAAAAAATCATAAAAATAATTTTAGACAATGATGAAGAAATAAAATGCACATTAGATCATAAATTTATGTTAAGAGACGGAAGCTATAAAGAGGCGCAGCATCTTAAATCCGGAGATTCTTTAATGTCGTTATATCTGAATTCATATGCCGAATTGGGTATAAAAATTGTCAAACTAAACCATAAAGTCAAGGATGTTGTTATCTTAAATAAACAAGAAGATGTTTATGACCTTACAATTGAAGAAACGCACAACTTTGCTTTAGCTGCAGGCATTTTTGTGCACAATTCTATTGACGGTGATGCAGCTGCCGCAATGCGTTATAGTGAAGCAAGATTAAACAAGATTGCAGAAGAGCTGCTGCAGGACATTGAAAAGGAAACTGTGAAGTTTGCTGATAATTTTGACGGCAGCCTTAAAGAGCCAACTGTATTGCCTTCTAAAATTCCAAATCTGCTCATCAACGGATCTTCAGGAATTGCAGTTGGCATGGCAACAAATATTCCTCCGCATAACATCTCAGAGGTTTCAGACGGCATTATTGCTGCAATTGACGATCCTGATATTGCAAATGAGAAGCTGATGCACTTCATACGCGGACCTGATTTTCCAACCGGAGCCTCAATTCTCGGTTTAGGCGGGATAAAACAGGCTTATGAAACCGGAAAAGGCAGCGTGATTGTAAGGGCAAAGACTGCTATTGAAGAAAAGAAGGAAAGAAAAAACATAATTGTAAATGAAATACCTTACCAGGTGAACAAATCAATCATGATAGAGCAGATTGCAGGCCTTATACGGGATAAGAGCCTTAGCGGAGTTTCTGATTTAAGGGATGAAAGCGACAGGGAAGGAATGCGCGTTGTCATAGAGCTGAAAAAAGACGCAAATCCCGAAGTTGTCCTTAACCAGCTTTACAAGCACACATCAATGCAGACAACATTTGGCATAATAATGCTCGCCTTGGTCAACAATGAGCCCAAGGTCTTAAGCCTTAAGGGAATGGTGCAGCATTTCATAAAGCACCGCCAGGATGTTGTCAGGAAGAGAACAGAATTTGACCTCAATGAAGCTGAAAAGAAAGCGCATATTTTGGAAGGGTTAATCATAGCATTAAATGATATAGACAATGTTATACAAAAAATAAAGAAATCAAGGGATGCAGCAGAAGCAAAGATCATGCTTATTGGCGATTATAGGCTTACTGAAGTGCAGTCATTGGCAATACTGGACATGAGGCTGCAAAGGTTAGCGTCATTAGAGCAGGAGAAAATAAAAAATGACCACAAGGAATTGTTAAAGCTCATAGAAGCTCTTAAGGCAATGCTTGCAGATGAAGCAAAAATTTTAGGTGTAATAAAAAATGAATTAATTGAAATTAAAAACAATTACGGCGATGGCAGAAGAACGCAGATTGAGGAATCAGTTGCAGATGAGATATGCACAGAAGACCTTGTAAAGCCTGAAGAAATGGCTGTTACAATAACGCACGAAGGCTATATAAAAAGGCTGTCTGTTGGCGCATACAAGCTGCAAAAAAGAGGCGGGCACGGAGTTATAGGCGCAGGCAGGAAAGAAGAGGACTTTGTTGAAGACCTGTTTATTGCAAACACGCATTCTTATATCTTGTTTTTCACAAACAAGGGAAAAGTGCATTGGCTCAAGGTCTATGAAATCCCGGAAGTATCAAGAATTGCAAAAGGAACTGCTGTTGTTAATTTATTGGACTTAAGTAAAGATGAGAAAGTCAGCGCATTTGTTCCTGTAAGGGAGTTTGATGATCAGCATCATATAGTATTCGCAACAAGAAAAGGCACAGTTAAGAAAACAAATCTTGCAGAATATTCAAGGCCGAGAGCCGGCGGAATAATTGCCATTACATTGGAAGAAGGCGACGAGCTTATAGCAACAAGCCTCACAGACGGAAAGCAGCAGGTAATCCTTGCTACAAAAAACGGGCTTGCAGTCCGATTTAAGGAAGAGGATGTAAGGGCAACCGGAAGATCAGCGCAAGGCGTCAGGGGAGCAAGATTAAGGCAGGATGATGAGATTGTCGGAATGGTAATCGGCGACGATTCCAAAACTTTATTGACTGTTACAGAAAACGGCTATGGAAAGAGAACGCAGATTTCAGAATACAGGCTGGTCAGCCGCGGCGGTGTCGGTGTCAGAAACATACTCTGCAGCGAAAGAAACAGCTGCGTTGTTGCTGTCAAGCCAGTAACTGATAATGACGAGCTGATATTCATCAGCAAGAATGGCATTGTGATAAGGACAAAGGCAGAAGGAATTCCTGCCATCGGAAGGGCAACGCAGGGAGCAAGGATCATGAAGCTTGAAGAAGGCGACAAGCTGGTTGCAGCTGCAAGGATTGTGAAGGAAGAGAATGGAAACTCTGAAAATAAGCAAAATATTTAAACTCAAAAATAAAAACATGTTGAACTTGTGTTTTCAAGGTGATAAAAAATGAGATGCATACTTCATGGAAAGGAAACTGTCGGGCTGTGCGGATGGTGCGGAGCAGCGATCTGCAATCAATGCATTGGCAAAAGCAAGGGAAAGAAGATCTACTGCAGGAAATGCTCTGAGAAGCTGCCTGATACAGATTAAGATTTAGCGATTTTCCAAAGGATTTCAAAATATGTTTCAAATGATTTTGTTATTTTCTCGCTGTCTATTTTGATCGCAACAAAATCCTCTTCTAGTGGAAGAAACAGGATTGATTTATGACCATAAATCAAAACAGAAGTAGGAATTTCATAATCATCTGGCAGGAATCTTGCTTCTGTTAATTGTTTGTATTTTTCTATTTCGCTTCTCCTTTTTTTCTTTGCAACTATGTGTCTTTTTATCTTTTGTTTTATTCTTCTTTTCTGCCAGTGAATAAAATAATATTTGA comes from the Candidatus Woesearchaeota archaeon genome and includes:
- the gyrA gene encoding DNA gyrase subunit A, translating into MDQNSEENNSKKQERIVNRVIEDEMKQSYLDYSMSVIVGRALPDVRDGLKPVHRRILFAMNDMGMHHNKPFKKSARIVGETLGKYHPHGDIAVYDAMVRMVQDFSLRYPLLQGQGNFGCFTGDAKVKLTDNRDLSFKELVEEHKQNKKNYTYTINKNGDAEIAEIKNPRLTKKNQKIIKIILDNDEEIKCTLDHKFMLRDGSYKEAQHLKSGDSLMSLYLNSYAELGIKIVKLNHKVKDVVILNKQEDVYDLTIEETHNFALAAGIFVHNSIDGDAAAAMRYSEARLNKIAEELLQDIEKETVKFADNFDGSLKEPTVLPSKIPNLLINGSSGIAVGMATNIPPHNISEVSDGIIAAIDDPDIANEKLMHFIRGPDFPTGASILGLGGIKQAYETGKGSVIVRAKTAIEEKKERKNIIVNEIPYQVNKSIMIEQIAGLIRDKSLSGVSDLRDESDREGMRVVIELKKDANPEVVLNQLYKHTSMQTTFGIIMLALVNNEPKVLSLKGMVQHFIKHRQDVVRKRTEFDLNEAEKKAHILEGLIIALNDIDNVIQKIKKSRDAAEAKIMLIGDYRLTEVQSLAILDMRLQRLASLEQEKIKNDHKELLKLIEALKAMLADEAKILGVIKNELIEIKNNYGDGRRTQIEESVADEICTEDLVKPEEMAVTITHEGYIKRLSVGAYKLQKRGGHGVIGAGRKEEDFVEDLFIANTHSYILFFTNKGKVHWLKVYEIPEVSRIAKGTAVVNLLDLSKDEKVSAFVPVREFDDQHHIVFATRKGTVKKTNLAEYSRPRAGGIIAITLEEGDELIATSLTDGKQQVILATKNGLAVRFKEEDVRATGRSAQGVRGARLRQDDEIVGMVIGDDSKTLLTVTENGYGKRTQISEYRLVSRGGVGVRNILCSERNSCVVAVKPVTDNDELIFISKNGIVIRTKAEGIPAIGRATQGARIMKLEEGDKLVAAARIVKEENGNSENKQNI
- a CDS encoding tyrosine-type recombinase/integrase, with the translated sequence RKYSKQTEKAYLNLIKNFLASGKQPREYLLGYTGKSRSAIRSAYFALKFFYEHVLSQKFDEKIPLAKSDGKLPIVLSREEITKMFESTLNLRHRLILMFLYYTGVRLDEIVNLRWEDIDFDRDTIHLKITKGSKDRVLFLHQKLKQFIVMFGLKKEGLIFLSNIGRKYSKRTIQVIVKSAAMKAGVNKRVTPHTFRHSFATHLLEAGADIRHIQKLLGHASLQTTQIYTHVANRDIKRLADLL